In one Oryzias latipes chromosome 13, ASM223467v1 genomic region, the following are encoded:
- the LOC101174520 gene encoding extracellular calcium-sensing receptor-like — translation MEILAEDDSAVCEMLGSPEFPLLSKSGDIIIGGAFSVHSQIVASSFSLSDAPDPLICTRLNFREFRFAQTMIFAIEEINKSSSLLPNISVGYKIFDSCGSTLPSTRAAMGLINGQERSFGKTCSGHSTVHVIVGTSESSSTLVLSQIAGIFQIPVISHFSTCACLSNRKEHPSFFRTIPSDYYQSRALAQLVKYFGWTWVGAVRSDNDYGNNGMATFIEAATKEGICVEYSEAIARTASKEQVERVVRVISRGTARVLIAFLSYDEMDALLEAALSQNLTGLQWVGSESWITAHHLATMKYSGILYGSIGFAIKKAKIAGLQDFLLQVHPSQDPQNHILKEFWEETFGCSFQSGLQDTKQCSGSERLRDIKNPFTDVSELRISNNVYKAVYAVAHAMHSMLKCGENSETVNASCTLKSILQPKEVVKHIQDVNFSLESGEKVYFDERGDPAATYQLVNWQRNPAGDIVFVVVGSYDASLQNGKEFTMNGLNITWVTESFERPVSVCSESCPPGFRQAIIKGKPICCFSCITCAAGEISNCTNSAECSPCPLEYWSNEDHNKCVPKVLEFLSYEETMGTLLTAFSLFGAGLTLVVSFVFFWFRHTPLVKASNSELSFLLLFSLTLCFLCSLTFIGRPTDWSCMLRHVAFGIAFALCISCILTKTITVVIAFKARTPANTVPQCLASHQRMGVVGGTFLQVLVCVVWLALAPPFPHKITMYAAERIILECNLGSSIGFWVVLGYIGLLAVLCLILAFLARKLPDNFNEAKFITFSMLIFSAVWVTFIPAYVSSPGKFTVAVEIFAILASSFGLLFCIFAPKCYILLLKPERNTKNHIMGRDLQKKQLSENDK, via the exons ATGGAAATCTTAGCAGAAGACGACTCTGCTGTCTGTGAAATGCTGGGTAGCCCTGAGTTTCCCTTGCTGTCTAAGTCTGGAGATATCATTATTGGAGGAGCTTTTTCCGTGCACTCTCAAATAGTAGCGTCTTCATTCTCCTTGAGTGATGCTCCAGATCCTCTGATTTGCACCAG ATTGAACTTCAGAGAATTCCGTTTTGCTCAGACAATGATTTTTGCCATTGAGGAGATCAACAAAAGTAGCTCTTTACTGCCGAACATCTCAGTTGGTTATAAAATATTTGACAGCTGTGGTTCAACACTTCCTTCAACACGTGCAGCCATGGGTCTCATTAATGGACAGGAAAGAAGTTTTGGAAAAACCTGCTCTGGTCACTCAACTGTTCATGTTATCGTTGGAACATCTGAGTCCTCTTCAACCCTCGTCTTGTCACAAATTGCTGGAATTTTCCAAATACCAGTG ATCAGCCACTTTTCCACATGTGCATGTCTCAGTAACAGAAAGGAGCACCCCTCCTTCTTCAGAACCATCCCCAGTGACTACTATCAGAGCAGGGCACTGGCTCAGCTGGTAAAGTACTTTGGATGGACATGGGTCGGTGCAGTCAGAAGTGACAATGACTATGGCAATAATGGAATGGCAACATTCATTGAAGCTGCAACCAAGGAGGGGATTTGTGTTGAATACTCTGAGGCCATAGCAAGAACTGCTTCCAAAGAGCAAGTTGAGAGGGTGGTCAGAGTAATCAGTAGAGGCACTGCAAGAGTTTTAATTGCCTTTCTGTCATATGATGAGATGGATGCTTTACTTGAGGCAGCTTTGAGTCAGAACCTCACTGGGTTACAGTGGGTGGGAAGTGAATCCTGGATCACTGCTCATCATTTGGCTACTATGAAATACTCAGGTATTCTTTATGGGTCCATAGGCTTTGCCATAAAGAAGGCAAAAATAGCAGGTTTGCAGGATTTTCTTTTACAGGTTCACCCAAGTCAGGACCCTCAGAACCACATACTGAAGGAGTTCTGGGAAGAAACCTTTGGCTGCAGTTTTCAGTCAGGTTTGCAAGACACAAAGCAGTGCTCTGGATCTGAGAGACTACGTGACATTAAAAATCCTTTCACAGATGTGTCAGAGCTGCGAATATCCAATAATGTATACAAAGCTGTATATGCTGTAGCTCATGCAATGCACAGCATGTTAAAATGTGGAGAAAACAGTGAAACAGTCAACGCGTCATGTACCTTGAAAAGCATTTTACAGCCTAAAGAA gtGGTGAAACACATCCAGGATGTGAATTTTTCTCTTGAGTCAGGAGAGAAAGTGTATTTTGATGAAAGAGGAGATCCTGCAGCAACCTATCAGCTGGTGAACTGGCAAAGGAACCCAGCAGGAGACATTGTGTTTGTGGTTGTTGGAAGTTATGATGCTTCACTACAAAACGGAAAAGAATTTACCATGAATGGACTTAACATTACATGGGTTACAGAATCCTTTGAG AGGCCAGTTTCTGTCTGCAGTGAGAGCTGTCCACCTGGTTTCCGACAGGCTATAATTAAAGGAAAACCCATCTGCTGCTTCTCCTGCATCACCTGTGCTGCTGGAGAGATCAGTAACTGCACCA ATTCTGCAGAGTGTTCTCCGTGTCCACTGGAGTACTGGTCAAATGAAGATCATAACAAGTGTGTTCCAAAGGTCCTTGAGTTCCTATCTTATGAAGAGACAATGGGCACCCTCCTCactgctttctctttgtttggagCGGGTCTAACGCTTGTTGtgtcttttgtcttcttttggtTCCGTCACACACCTCTGGTCAAAGCCAGTAACTCTGAGCTGAGCTTCCTCTTGCTATTCTCCTTGActttgtgtttcttgtgttctcTGACCTTCATTGGCCGGCCCACTGACTGGTCCTGCATGCTTCGCCATGTAGCATTTGGCATAGCCTTTGCCTTGTGTATTTCATGTATTCTGACTAAAACTATTACAGTAGTGATAGCCTTTAAAGCAAGAACACCAGCCAACACAGTTCCTCAGTGTTTGGCTTCACATCAGAGAATGGGTGTTGTTGGAGGTACTTTTCTGCAGGTGTTGGTTTGTGTTGTATGGTTAGCTCTGGCTCCACCATTTCCACACAAAATTACAATGTATGCAGCTGAAAGGATTATTCTAGAATGTAACTTAGGTTCATCTATCGGGTTTTGGGTTGTGTTAGGGTATATCGGACTTCTGGCGGTGTTATGTCTGATCCTTGCCTTTTTAGCCCGAAAGCTGCCTGacaattttaatgaagcaaaattcATCACATTCAGCATGTTGATATTCAGTGCAGTCTGGGTCACATTTATCCCAGCATATGTGAGTTCTCCTGGAAAATTCACTGTAGCTGTAGAAATCTTTGCAATTCTGGCCTCAAGCTTTGGATTGCTTTTCTGTATATTTGCTCccaaatgttacattttacttCTAAAGCCAGAGAGGAATACTAAAAATCACATAATGGGGAGagatctgcaaaaaaaacaattaagtgAAAATGATAAGTAA
- the LOC101174763 gene encoding extracellular calcium-sensing receptor-like encodes MIGGAFSIHSKIAQPSLSFTEKPTPFTCSSINLREFRFAQTMIFAIEEINKSKHLLPNVSIGYRIYDNCGSTLSSMRAVMALMNGDELLIEKNCSGQSAVHAIIGESESSSTIVLSRTTGPYQIPVISHSATCECLSSRKEYPSFFRTIASDLHQSRALAQLVKHFGWSWVGAVNSDSDYGNNGMAIFLSAAQEEGVCVEYIEKFDRAEPEKLLKVVEVIRKSTARVIVAFLAHVEMNNLLEQLNVHNITGRQFIGVEAWITADSLVTPTSFSVLGGSLGFAVQKTNISGLNTFLVEDFWETDFQCEENHIDVASKSCKENQDLMKLRDYNDDVEELRYSSNIYKAVYAVAHSLHSIMKCSDSQGCDKTSEVKPWQVIEALKQVNFIIKNGEQVWFDSTGAVLARYEVVNWQQRSTGSVHFEPVGYYDASLPPGQKFVLNTEAIMWPGGSTKLPVSVCSESCRPGTYKVLERGKPVCCFHCLPCPDGEISNSTDSNDCNQCPEEFWSNQIRDACVPKNVEFLSYTEDMSKILMFFTLFGVVLTVTVAVLFLINRDTPLVKANNSELSFLLLFSLSLCFLCSLTFIGRPTEWSCMLRHTAFGITFVLCISCILGKTIVVLMAFKATLPSSNVMKWFGPVQQRLTVFSLTIIQVIICILWLTINPPFPFKNMKIFREKIILECSLGSSLGFWAVLGYIGILALLCFVLAFLARKLPDNFNEAKFITFSMVIFSAVWITFIPAYVSSPGKLTVAVEIFAILASSYGILFCIFAPKCYILALKPELNTKKSMLGKSK; translated from the exons ATGATCGGAGGAGCCTTTTCTATCCACAGCAAAATTGCACAACCTTCTCTTTCCTTTACAGAAAAACCAACACCCTTCACATGTTCCAG CATTAACCTCAGGGAGTTTCGATTTGCTCAGACAATGATATTTGCTATTGAGGAAATAAACAAGAGTAAACATCTTCTTCCAAATGTATCTATTGGATATAGAATTTATGACAACTGTGGCTCCACTTTATCTTCAATGCGTGCAGTGATGGCTTTGATGAATGGCGATGAGTTGTTGATAGAAAAAAATTGCTCTGGTCAGTCAGCAGTACATGCTATCATAGGAGAGTCTGAATCCTCGTCAACTATTGTGCTGTCACGCACCACCGGACCCTATCAAATACCAGTG ATAAGTCACTCAGCTACATGTGAGTGTTTGAGCAGCAGGAAGGAGTATCCCTCTTTTTTTCGAACCATTGCCAGCGACTTGCATCAAAGTCGAGCTCTAGCTCAGCTGGTCAAACACTTTGGCTGGAGCTGGGTAGGAGCAGTGAACAGTGACAGCGACTACGGCAACAACGGCATGGCCATCTTTCTTTCTGCTGCTCAAGAGGAAGGAGTGTGCGTGGAGTACATTGAGAAGTTTGACAGGGCAGAGCCGGAAAAACTCCTCAAAGTGGTGGAAGTGATTCGAAAGAGCACGGCTCGGGTCATTGTTGCTTTCCTGGCGCATGTAGAAATGAACAACCTGCTGGAGCAGTTAAATGTGCACAACATCACGGGTCGACAGTTCATTGGTGTTGAGGCCTGGATCACTGCGGACAGCCTTGTAACTCCTACCAGCTTTAGTGTGCTGGGAGGCTCACTCGGGTTTGCTGTGCAGAAGACCAACATTAGTGGACTGAACACGTTTTTGGTGGAAGATTTCTGGGAAACAGATTTTCAGTGTGAGGAGAACCACATTGATGTTGCTTCAAAAAGCtgcaaagaaaatcaagatttaATGAAGTTAAGAGATTACAATGATGATGTGGAAGAGCTAAGATACTCCAGTAATATATACAAGGCTGTTTACGCAGTGGCCCACTCACTGCACAGCATCATGAAATGCTCAGACAGTCAGGGGTGTGACAAGACTTCTGAAGTTAAACCGTGGCAG GTTATAGAAGCTCTGAAGCAGGTGAACTTCATCATCAAGAATGGTGAGCAGGTGTGGTTTGATAGCACAGGGGCAGTCCTGGCCAGGTATGAAGTGGTGAACTGGCAGCAGAGATCAACTGGATCTGTTCACTTTGAGCCAGTTGGCTACTATGATGCTTCTCTGCCTCCTGGACAGAAGTTTGTACTCAACACGGAGGCTATAATGTGGCCTGGAGGAAGCACGAAG TTGCCTGTATCAGTATGCAGTGAAAGCTGCCGTCCAGGAACTTACAAAGTCCTTGAAAGAGGAAAGCCAGTATGCTGCTTCCACTGTTTGCCATGTCCAGATGGGGAAATCAGCAACAGCACAG ATTCTAATGACTGCAATCAATGTCCTGAGGAATTTTGGTCCAATCAAATCAGAGATGCCTGTGTaccaaaaaatgttgaatttctAAGCTACACTGAGGACATGAGCAAAatactgatgttttttactcTGTTCGGTGTTGTCCTTACTGTAACAGTGgctgttctgtttttaatcaaCAGGGACACTCCATTGGTAAAGGCCAACAACTCTGAACTGAGCTTCTTATTGCTTTTCTCCCTGTCTCTGTGCTTTCTTTGCTCTCTTACCTTCATAGGCCGACCAACTGAATGGTCCTGCATGCTGAGACACACGGCTTTTGGTATCACCTTTGTCCTCTGCATCTCTTGTATTCTTGGGAAAACAATAGTGgttttaatggccttcaaagcaACACTTCCAAGCAGTAATGTGATGAAATGGTTTGGGCCTGTTCAGCAGAGACTCACTGTTTTTTCGTTAACTATCATACAGGTCATAATCTGCATCCTATGGCTCACAATAAATCCACCCTTTccctttaaaaatatgaaaatcttTCGGGAGAAGATTATTCTTGAGTGTTCTCTTGGGTCATCTCTTGGCTTCTGGGCTGTTTTAGGTTACATTGGAATTCTCGCACTTTTATGCTTTGTATTGGCCTTTTTGGCAAGAAAGTTGCCAGATAATTTTAACGAGGCTAAGTTTATTACTTTTAGCATGGTAATATTCAGTGCAGTCTGGATCACATTTATCCCAGCTTATGTTAGCTCTCCTGGAAAATTGACTGTTGCTGTGGAGATTTTTGCAATTTTGGCATCAAGCTATGGCATACTTTTTTGTATATTTGCACCAAAATGCTATATTCTTGCACTAAAACCTGAactgaacacaaagaaatccaTGCTGGGTAAATCAAAATGA
- the LOC101175013 gene encoding extracellular calcium-sensing receptor-like produces MTELSVVHNTLQGQGTQCQKNPSATSLSVLQKRGDIILGGLFSLHDMVVEPRLNFSSPSPPTKCTRFNFRTFRWMQTMIFAIEEINRVGALLPNFTLGYKIYDSCSTPHQALRAALELMGGESRSGLEGETLSQDTCHGAVPVVIGDGGSTQSLVVARFMGVFHVPQVSYFSSCACLSNKKEFPSFLRTMPSDFFQVGALAQLVKHFGWTWVGIVAGDDAYGRGGTKIFADEISKLGACVAFNEIIPKNPSQSEISPIVDSIRSSGVHVILVFAVEQDVAAFFDEVVRSGLTGMQWLASEAWSTAAILSNPRKYHHILQGTLGFAIRGVNIPGFRDFLLRLNPSSPNASEDPFLIPFWEEVFQCSLDTQADDQKADGKPSCTGTEDLKNIQNTYTNVDQLRISYNVYKAVYAVAYALKAMRSCVRGEGPFPQMTCPDADNVQPWQLLHFIKLVQFQNAFADEVKFDENGDVAAMYDLVNWQLKPNGEMDFVTVGKFDEATHVSGKKLQIQEEDILWNGNHTKVPLSVCSSICPPGTRKAIRPNFPICCHDCVACTAGKISNQTDTIECVRCLSEFWSNAERTACVPKQVEFLSFSDTMGITLMTISLTGSLSTSVVVLVFFLNRNTPIVKANNSHLSFLLLFSLTLCFLCPLTFIGQPSKWSCMLRHTAFGISSVLCISCILGKTIVVLFAFKATLPGSKIIKWFGTAQQKSIITFSTLVQVIICAVWLVVAPPRPHQMMPRESAVVILLCDEGSLVAFACVLGYIGLLACSCLLLAFLARKLPDNFNEAKLITFSMLIFCSVWLAFIPAYISSPGKYATVTEVFAILASSYGLLGCIFAPKCYIILLRPGKNTRQQIMLRILTGRH; encoded by the exons ATGACAGAGCTCAG TGTCGTTCACAACACCCTCCAGGGCCAGGGCACTCAGTGTCAAAAAAACCCTAGTGCTACCTCCCTGTCTGTCCTGCAGAAAAGGGGGGACATCATACTGGGAGGCCTCTTCTCCCTTCATGACATGGTGGTGGAGCCCAGACTGAATTTTAGCTCTCCGTCTCCTCCCACAAAATGCACCAG GTTTAATTTTCGGACTTTCCGCTGGATGCAAACTATGATATTTGCTATTGAAGAGATTAACAGAGTTGGAGCGCTCCTTCCCAACTTTACTCTTGGCTATAAGATCTATGATTCCTGCAGTACGCCTCACCAGGCTTTGAGAGCTGCCCTGGAGCTCATGGGGGGTGAGAGCCGTTCTGGGTTAGAAGGAGAGACTTTGAGTCAAGACACCTGCCATGGTGCAGTCCCCGTGGTGATAGGAGACGGCGGCTCCACTCAGTCTCTCGTTGTGGCTCGTTTCATGGGAGTCTTCCATGTGCCACAG GTCAGCTATTTCTCCAGTTGTGCTTGTCTGAGCAACAAAAAGgagtttccttcttttttaagaACCATGCCTAGTGACTTCTTTCAG GTAGGTGCTCTTGCACAGCTTGTCAAGCATTTTGGCTGGACCTGGGTGGGTATTGTTGCAGGAGATGATGCATATGGACGCGGTGGTACAAAGATCTTTGCAGATGAG aTCAGTAAGTTGGGTGCTTGTGTTGCCTTTAATGAAATCATTCCTAAGAACCCATCCCAGAGTGAAATTTCACCAATCGTTGACAGCATCCGTTCATCTGGAGTTCACGTCATTCTGGTGTTTGCTGTTGAACAAGATGTTGCAGCGTTTTTTGATGAAGTGGTCAG AAGTGGGCTCACTGGAATGCAGTGGCTGGCCAGTGAAGCTTGGAGCACAGCAGCCATCCTCTCCAATCCAAGGAAGTATCATCACATTCTGCAGGGAACTTTGGGATTTGCCATTCGTGGCGTAAACATTCCAGGGTTTAGGGACTTTCTGCTACGCCTGAATCCCTCAAGCCCAAATGCCAGTGAAGATCCTTTCCTCATTCCTTTCTGGGAAGAAGTGTTCCAATGTAGCCTTGACACCCAGGCTGATGATCAGAAAGCAGATGGTAAACCTTCATGCACTGGAACTGAGGATCTCaagaacatacaaaataccTATACAAATGTGGATCAGCTCAGGATTTCCTACAACGTCTACAAGGCAGTGTATGCTGTTGCCTATGCTTTGAAGGCTATGAGAAGCTGTGTGAGAGGAGAGGGTCCCTTTCCTCAAATGACTTGTCCTGATGCAGACAATGTACAGCCGTGGCAG CTATTGCATTTCATAAAGCTTGTTCAGTTCCAAAACGCATTCGCTGATGAAGTCAAGTTTGATGAGAATGGTGATGTTGCAGCCATGTACGACCTGGTTAACTGGCAGCTGAAACCTAATGGAGAAATGGACTTTGTTACCGTCGGGAAATTTGATGAAGCAACCCATGTTTCCGGAAAAAAGCTTCAGATTCAGGAAGAAGACATCCTCTGGAATGGCAACCATACCAAA GTTCCATTGTCAGTATGTAGCTCCATTTGTCCCCCAGGAACCCGGAAGGCAATCAGACCTAACTTCCCTATTTGCTGCCATGATTGTGTGGCTTGTACAGCTGGGAAGATTAGCAATCAGACTG atACCATAGAATGTGTGAGGTGCCTGTCAGAGTTCTGGTCCAATGCTGAGAGGACGGCCTGTGTTCCTAAACAAGTGGAGTTCCTCTCCTTCAGTGACACCATGGGGATAACACTGATGACTATTTCCCTCACTGGCTCCCTCAGCACCTCTGTTGTGgtccttgtattttttttgaacAGAAACACCCCCATTGTTAAAGCTAACAACTCCCATTTGAGCTTTTTACTCCTCTTCTCTTTGACATTGTGCTTCTTGTGCCCTTTGACCTTCATTGGCCAGCCTTCTAAGTGGTCTTGCATGCTGCGCCATACAGCATTTGGGATCAGCTCTGTCCTCTGTATCTCTTGCATTCTGGGAAAAACCATAGTGGTCCTATTTGCCTTTAAGGCAACCCTTCCTGGCAGTAAGATTATAAAGTGGTTTGGGACAGCACAGCAAAAGTCTATAATTACCTTTTCTACTCTGGTCCAG GTGATCATCTGTGCAGTGTGGCTGGTTGTCGCACCCCCAAGACCACACCAAATGATGCCACGCGAGAGTGCCGTGGTTATACTATTGTGTGATGAAGGCTCCCTTGTGGCATTTGCCTGTGTCCTGGGCTACATTGGCCTTTTGGCGTGCTCCTGCCTTCTCCTGGCCTTCCTTGCCAGAAAACTTCCAGACAACTTCAATGAGGCCAAACTCATCACTTTCAGCATGCTCATCTTTTGCTCTGTGTGGCTAGCATTCATTCCCGCTTACATCAGCTCTCCAGGAAAGTATGCAACCGTGACCGAAGTGTTTGCTATTCTGGCCTCTAGTTATGGATTGCTAGGGTGCATTTTTGCCCCAAAGTGCTACATAATTCTACTTAGACCAGGGAAAAATACAAGACAACAAATTATGTTAAGAATTCTCACTGGAAGacattag